TAATGTTCTATAGTTCTTAGGTTAAATGAATATTTTAAGTAAATGCCGACCAAGGTCGGCAACTACACAAACATTAGAACATTAGAATGATATTTCCACTTTTATCTAAAGCGAGGAAAAAATTTCTGAAGAACCTAAATTTGCGACTTATTTGTTCCAGGAGCAAATGATAGAGCGAGTTCTAACGAGCGTTTCAAAGAAATTTATTTCCGAGCGTCTATTTACTATAGTCATCAAATACCCATACTTGATGCCGACATTTTGGACATAAAACTTTAAATGAAGATTGTCTTCTGATTGGTTGAGATGCGGTGGCGGATTCAATATCGGAGTTATCTAAAATTTCCTGCTGCATATTTACATATTCTATAATATTTATATTACTGTAAGCCATTGTTCCAAGTTTTTTGGCAACATAAAGTATCTGGTCTTTCGGCGCTATAATCTCACCGCAAGACGAACAAAGGACTAATTCTTTTTTAATTTCAGAAAACATTTTTTCCCTTGTAACATCAGCAAGGTCAAATTCGTTAGATAATTTTACCCCTTCTTTTGTTGTACAAATTCGTTCACATTGACCGCAGAAAATACAAAAATCGTGCCGCCAACGTAAAATGCGAAAAGAAGATTGCGGGATTGTGGGATTGTGCGATAGTGGGATTGTGCGATCGGATATGACATCCTTTATTTCAATTGATTTTGGGGGACAGACTTCGGCACAGGCGCCACAACCGATACAACCTTTTTCGTCAGGTACCGGTTTACCTCTAAACCTTGGGAATGGCACATGCGGTTCCTTTGGGAATTTTGATGTATAAGGTCCCTTGATTAATGCTTTAATTGCTTCTTTGAGTTCTCTTAATTTTGGATATCTCATATAAAAAACCACGGAACTACACTGAACTTTTAAAAACCCACAGAACTGACACTGAACTTTTAAAAATACCACGGAACTGACACTAAATTTTTATTCTGTGCTCGTTCCGTGTTTTAGTTCCGTACCTGTTCCGTGTTTTTATCTTCCTCGTAATGGTCACAGACACTTTTGTTCCAGAGTTTTACTCCTGCTATGTGCGCTGCACGGGAAAGTGCATGTGCTGAAACAGGTGATGTTAAGAACAGGAAGATTGCACATAATAATGCTTTAACACCAACGGCAGTAAAACCGTTCATAACAAATATACCTAACATTATAGAGCAGGTCCCTAATGTAACGCATTTTGCGGTTGCCATCAATCTTAAATACAGGTCAGGCAGACGTACAAGACCGATGCATCCTAAGAAGTCAAAGACAATACCGATTATTATCAAAATTATGCCTATTGTTTCACTCATCGAATGACCTTCCTTCTAAAAATTTCGCCAATGCCAGGGTACCAATAAACGCCTGTAACGCCCATGCTATTGCAATATCAATAAAAAAACTATATTTGGTAAAAACTGCCAATAAACCGCAAAAGGCAATTATAAGTACACCCAGCGTATCTATTGCCACTGCACGGTCGGCAGGACTGGGACCGCGAACAATACGGTACAGGCACAGGAAACAACTTAAAATTAGCGGGTTAATCAGTCTTTGCAGCGTGTTTATTTTAAGTGTAAAATTCAGCCAAACAAAAATTATAATTAAAACTAATCCGATAATCCAACGTAATTTTTTCATATAAGTTAGTCCTCACTAACGTTCGGAACTTCGCAGAGACCGCAGAAACTTCGCAAAAGCCGCAGAGAAAGTCTCTTCTTTTTGCGTAATCTGCGAATATTTTGCGTTCTTTGCGAAAATCATTTAAATTTTTATACTATAAATCACTCAAATATTTTTTCTAAAATATCTTCCAATTTTTTTACTATTATTTCTGTCGCTTTTCCCATATCTTCGCTTTTTACATTTATCCAGTGGATATAAATATACCCGTTCTCCTGGTCTATATCAACGCTTGTTGTGCCGGGTTTAAGTGTAATTGAATTAGCTAAAAATGTTAACCCCGCTTCACTTTTTAGTTTTGTCTTAACTTTTACTATCCCCGGTTTTATAGGCATGTTCGGGTGTATTACTCTGTAAGCTAAATCGAGATTCGCCTTTATCATCTCCCACAAAAACACGGGTATATATTTTAAAAACCACAGGTATCTTCCGGGCTGTCTGAACTTGTGCGGATTTTTGGTAAATAAATCGCCGGTAAGGTAAGATACCAGTAAACTTACCATAAAACCTATTAATAAATGCTGCCAGTCCACGCTCCAACTTAATGTTAGCCATACTAAAAATGCGATAATAAATAATACTATTCTACTTTTCATTTTATGTTTTGTAATATTATACTGCCGTATCCAACTCCGTTTTTTATAACTTCAACTGCCGGGTCAAGAAATATTGCTTTAACCTCAGGTAATAACAATAAACCGAGAAAAACACAAAGTACCGCAGGAATTATCATAGAAAAAACCATAGCTAACGGTACTTCTTTTATATTCTGCCAGCGTTCAGGTAATTTACCAAAAAATACCTTTTTCTGTAATTTAAGATAATAAGACAATGTTACTATGCTTATTATAATGGCTATACCCGCGGCAGAAAATTTGCCTGCCTGAATAGCAGCAAATATAATTAATAATTTGCTCCAAAAACCGCCAAAGGGCGGCAC
The genomic region above belongs to Elusimicrobiota bacterium and contains:
- a CDS encoding 4Fe-4S dicluster domain-containing protein, whose amino-acid sequence is MRYPKLRELKEAIKALIKGPYTSKFPKEPHVPFPRFRGKPVPDEKGCIGCGACAEVCPPKSIEIKDVISDRTIPLSHNPTIPQSSFRILRWRHDFCIFCGQCERICTTKEGVKLSNEFDLADVTREKMFSEIKKELVLCSSCGEIIAPKDQILYVAKKLGTMAYSNINIIEYVNMQQEILDNSDIESATASQPIRRQSSFKVLCPKCRHQVWVFDDYSK
- the mnhG gene encoding monovalent cation/H(+) antiporter subunit G, translated to MSETIGIILIIIGIVFDFLGCIGLVRLPDLYLRLMATAKCVTLGTCSIMLGIFVMNGFTAVGVKALLCAIFLFLTSPVSAHALSRAAHIAGVKLWNKSVCDHYEEDKNTEQVRN
- a CDS encoding cation:proton antiporter, whose product is MKKLRWIIGLVLIIIFVWLNFTLKINTLQRLINPLILSCFLCLYRIVRGPSPADRAVAIDTLGVLIIAFCGLLAVFTKYSFFIDIAIAWALQAFIGTLALAKFLEGRSFDE
- a CDS encoding Na+/H+ antiporter subunit E yields the protein MKSRIVLFIIAFLVWLTLSWSVDWQHLLIGFMVSLLVSYLTGDLFTKNPHKFRQPGRYLWFLKYIPVFLWEMIKANLDLAYRVIHPNMPIKPGIVKVKTKLKSEAGLTFLANSITLKPGTTSVDIDQENGYIYIHWINVKSEDMGKATEIIVKKLEDILEKIFE